A single region of the Brassica rapa cultivar Chiifu-401-42 chromosome A03, CAAS_Brap_v3.01, whole genome shotgun sequence genome encodes:
- the LOC103858184 gene encoding peroxisome biogenesis protein 16 has protein sequence MEAYKQWVWRNREYIHSLGSLANGLTWLLPEKFSASEIGPEAVTAFLGIFTTINEHIIETVPTTRAHVGPSGADTSLSYPLLISILKDLETVVEVAAEHFYGDRKWNFIIATEAIKALVRLALFRNTGYKMLLHGGETPNDDKDPNQPELQNRPGTLDRNRNQNLYNPWNMEGRAMSALSSFGHNARTTTTTSPTSGWSRRIQQQQAVIEPAVINEKRTTLSELLSEKGVKGALFVMGEVLFITRPLIYVLFIRRYGIRSWIPWAISLSVDTLGMGILSNLKLWGDKSSKQIHFSQPERDELRRRKLLWALYLMRDPFFTKFTREKLESSQKKVEPVPLIGFLTEKIVELLVGAQSRYTYISGS, from the exons ATGGAAGCTTATAAGCAATGGGTGTGGAGGAACAGAGAGTATATACACTCTTTGGGATCTCTTGCCAAC GGATTGACATGGCTGCTTCCTGAGAAGTTTTCAGCTTCAGAGATAGGACCCGAAGCAG TTACTGCTTTCTTGGGCATATTTACAACCATCAATGAACACATCATTGAAACTGTTCCAACCACTCGTGCTCATGTTGGACCTTCCGGGGCTGATACATCACTTTCTTATCCGCTACTAATCTCCATACTAAAGGACTTGGAAACCGTTGTGGAAGTGGCTGCTGAACACTTCTATGGAGACAGAAAATGGAACTTCATTATTGCAACTGAAGCTATCAA GGCGCTCGTTAGGTTAGCCTTGTTTCGGAACACTGGATATAAGATGCTTCTTCATGGAGGGGAAACACCTAATGATGACAAAGATCCTAACCAACCCGAGCTGCAAAACAGACCTGGTACTTTAGATAGGAATCGAAACCAAAATCTTTATAATCCATGGAACATGGAAGGACGGGCGATGTCAGCTTTAAGCTCCTTTGGTCATAAtgcaagaacaacaacaacaacatctcCTACCTCAGGTTGGTCTCGAAGGATTCAACAGCAGCAAGCAGTTATAGAGCCTGCAGTGATCAATGAGAAGCGAACAACTCTCTCCGAGCTATTATCTGAGAAGGGTGTTAAAGGAGCATTGTTTGTGATGGGTGAGGTTCTGTTCATAACGAGACCGCTCATCTATGTTCTCTTCATCAGAAGATATGGAATCAGGTCTTGGATTCCTTGGGCTATATCCCTTTCTGTGGACACACTGGGGATGGGGATTCTTTCAAATCTAAAGTTGTGGGGAGATAAGAGCAGCAAGCAAATCCATTTCTCTCAACCTGAAAGGGACGAG CTTAGGAGACGAAAGCTGCTATGGGCGTTGTACCTTATGAGAGATCCATTCTTCACCAAGTTCACAAG GGAGAAGCTGGAAAGCTCTCAGAAGAAGGTGGAACCAGTTCCATTGATAGGCTTCCTCACAG AGAAAATTGTGGAGCTTTTGGTGGGAGCTCAGTCACGTTACACTTACATATCGGGATCTTGA
- the LOC103858185 gene encoding ubiquitin-related modifier 1 homolog 1 — MQLTLEFGGGLELLCDSEKIHKVNVDLPNGVEELTMKDLLSWVRTNVIKERPEMFIKGDTVRPGVLVLVNDCDWELSGQLETTIEDKDVIVFISTLHGG, encoded by the exons ATGCAACTAACTCTCGAATTCGG GGGTGGTTTAGAGCTGCTCTGTGATTCTGAAAAGATCCATAAAGTAAACGTCGATTTACCCAATGGAGTAGAAGAG TTAACAATGAAGGATTTGCTTTCGTGGGTTCGCACAAATGTGATCAAAGAGAGGCCTGAGATGTTCATCAAGGGAGATACTGT GAGACCTGGTGTTCTTGTGCTAGTGAATGACTGTGACTGGGAGCTTAGCGGTCAGCTTGAGACCACTATCGAAGACAAAGATGTTATCGTTTTCATCTCGACCTTGCACGGTGGATAA
- the LOC103858186 gene encoding 40S ribosomal protein S27-2 has product MVLQNDIDLLNPPAELEKRKHKLKRLIQSPNSFFMDVKCQGCFNITTVFSHSQTVVVCGNCQTVLCQPTGGKARLTEGCSFRKK; this is encoded by the exons ATG GTTCTTCAAAACGATATTGATCTGCTAAACCCACCAGCTGAGCTTGAGAAGAGGAAGCACAAGCTCAAGCGTCTTATTCAGTCCCCTAACTCGTTTTTCATG GATGTGAAGTGCCAAGGCTGCTTTAACAT TACGACAGTGTTCAGCCACTCGCAGACGGTTGTGGTATGTGGAAACTGCCAGACTGTGTTGTGCCAACCCACAGGAGGAAAGGCTAGGCTCACTGAAGGTTGCTCTTTCAGGAAAAAGTGA